TGGACGGCTGTCCATGACACTGGCTCCTTCAACTGAAGAATTCGGGTTGAATTCCCCGCTAAAATAGCGCGGACGGTTTTATTTCTCTTTAAAAGGACAAGGCCTATTTTGTAACATCTTAGCGTAGTCATCCCGTCACTTGGCAGGTGTATAAGAAATAAACAGGCGGCGGGGGAATCCCCTCTGTTTCATAGGTCTTCTTTTTTCGTATGCCTGAAAACAAAAACTTCGCAGCGGTTATCCTGGCGGCCGGCCTTGGCACCAGGATGAAGTCCGAACTGCCAAAAGTCCTTCATTACCTTGGCGGCATGTCTCTTATTGAACGCGTGGTCCGCCGCGCAGCGGCGCTGTCGCCTGAAAGGATAATCATCGTAACCGGCCACAAGGCCGAAATGGTGGAAGCCGAGCTCTCCGGAAAATTTGAAAAAGAGCCCTTCAGGCGCAAAATAATCTTTATCAGGCAGAAGCTGCTTAAAGGCAGCGGCCGGGCGGTGCAGGAAGCTCTCCCGCTTATACAAAAACACGCCCACGCCCTTGTGATCTGCGGCGACGCCCCGCTTTTCCGGGAGGCCACCGTAAAGAAGATGGTTTCTGTTTATTTTAAAGGCAGGCCGGATTGCCTGGTCATGACGGCCGAGCTTTCAAGTCCGGGCTCTTACGGCCGCATAAAGCGCGGCCATAACGGCTCGGTTGCGGCCATAGTTGAAGCCGACGGAGGGTCTGACGGCGAACTTGCCATAAAAGAGGTAAATTCAGGCACTTACGTTTTTAAAGTGAAAGCGCTTGCCGCCGCGGTTAAAGACCTTAAAAAGAAAGGCTCAAAGGGCGAGTATTACCTGACCGACGCGCTTGAAAATATACTGTCCGCCGGCGGAACTGTTTCGGCTTTCAGACTTAAAGACCCCGCGGAAATGGCCGGCATAAACTCACGGAGCGGGCTTGCCGAGGCTTATAAAATGCTGAACGAGCGCAAGAACAGCGAGTTGATGGCTTCCGGCGTCACCATTGTCGACCCGGCGAATACCTACATAGACGAAAGCGTTAAAGTGGGACGCGACAGCATTATTTTCCCCGGAGTGTTCCTTAAAGGCCGCTCGGTAGTGGGAAAAAATTGCCGTCTGGGGCCTTACGGGATAATAGAAGATTCAATTATTGAAAACGGCTGCGAGATAAAATTCGGCTGCTGCGTTTACCAGAGCCGCGTGCGCGCGCTTTCCGTGGTGGGGCCGGTTGCGCATTTGCGCCCCGCTTCAGATATCGG
The sequence above is a segment of the Elusimicrobiota bacterium genome. Coding sequences within it:
- the glmU gene encoding bifunctional UDP-N-acetylglucosamine diphosphorylase/glucosamine-1-phosphate N-acetyltransferase GlmU, producing MPENKNFAAVILAAGLGTRMKSELPKVLHYLGGMSLIERVVRRAAALSPERIIIVTGHKAEMVEAELSGKFEKEPFRRKIIFIRQKLLKGSGRAVQEALPLIQKHAHALVICGDAPLFREATVKKMVSVYFKGRPDCLVMTAELSSPGSYGRIKRGHNGSVAAIVEADGGSDGELAIKEVNSGTYVFKVKALAAAVKDLKKKGSKGEYYLTDALENILSAGGTVSAFRLKDPAEMAGINSRSGLAEAYKMLNERKNSELMASGVTIVDPANTYIDESVKVGRDSIIFPGVFLKGRSVVGKNCRLGPYGIIEDSIIENGCEIKFGCCVYQSRVRALSVVGPVAHLRPASDIGPGAKVGNFSEIKKSRIGKGSKVPHLSYVGDTVMGEKVNVGAGTITCNYDGKNKNKTIIGDGVFIGSNTNLVAPVEIGAGALIAAGSTITDNVPPGKLALARARQVLKDKR